The Branchiostoma floridae strain S238N-H82 chromosome 8, Bfl_VNyyK, whole genome shotgun sequence genome has a segment encoding these proteins:
- the LOC118420723 gene encoding histone H4-like, with protein MILKAALFVAMVMVVTAAPKDDLGEDIEFDRQQLQTADTNQGITKPAIHRLVRRSGLSHFFQIYGSGMNFMEFLLHVIHLATKFAMNEGRFRVTYVDMARALEEKGSPKPRF; from the exons ATGATTCTGAAAGCCGCGCTGTTCGTCGCCATGGTGATGGTGGTCACCGCAGCACCTAAAGATGATCTCGgg GAGGACATCGAATTCGACCGCCAACAGCTCCAGACCGCCGACACTAACCAGGGCATCACCAAGCCCGCCATCCATCGTCTGGTTCGCCGTAGCGGCCTCAGCCACTTCTTCCAAATCTACGGGTCCGGTATGAACTTTATGGAATTCCTGTTGCACGTGATCCACCTCGCAACGAAATTCGCCATGAACGAAGGGCGCTTTAGAGTTACCTATGTGGACATGGCCCGAGCTCTCGAAGAGAAAGGTTCCCCTAAACCAAGGTTTTAA